A part of Deinococcus aerolatus genomic DNA contains:
- a CDS encoding ABC transporter substrate-binding protein — translation MQRSTRRMLTLTLLATAATAGAQGNLTFVCGAQADWCQVVANAYKKETGGEAKFLRLSAGESLARLRAEKANPSFDVLFGGTGDVHEAGTRENLLTFYKPKAWNELYPELRKQVKDAYIPLYTGALGLAVNDTVLKKRNLPAPTDWPDLGDPKYKGLIAMPNPNTSGTAYTMITTLIQIYGEDKAFDLLKKIHNNVPRNGYTRPGSGAAFLSARGEVAVGVTFLHDAVAQNVRGFPVRAVAPRAGTGTEIGGVSLVTDGPNAAAGKQFIDFVLKVETQKLAATVESFQIQSNAKTPVAAASPNLDKIKLIDYDFGKWGDGATRARIISRWTKEVFPLPRR, via the coding sequence ATGCAGCGATCCACCAGACGAATGCTCACCCTGACCCTTCTTGCCACGGCGGCCACAGCCGGTGCCCAGGGGAACCTGACCTTCGTGTGTGGCGCGCAGGCCGACTGGTGTCAGGTGGTGGCCAACGCCTACAAGAAGGAAACCGGCGGCGAGGCCAAGTTCCTGCGGCTGTCGGCGGGCGAGTCGCTGGCCCGGCTGCGGGCCGAGAAGGCCAACCCCAGTTTCGACGTGCTGTTTGGCGGCACCGGCGACGTCCACGAGGCCGGCACCAGGGAAAACCTGCTGACCTTCTACAAGCCCAAGGCCTGGAACGAGCTGTACCCCGAACTGCGCAAGCAGGTCAAGGACGCCTACATTCCGCTGTACACCGGAGCGCTGGGCCTGGCGGTCAACGACACGGTGCTCAAGAAGCGCAACCTGCCCGCCCCCACCGACTGGCCGGACCTGGGCGATCCAAAGTACAAGGGCCTGATCGCCATGCCCAACCCCAACACGTCCGGCACGGCGTACACCATGATCACCACCCTGATCCAGATCTACGGCGAGGACAAGGCCTTTGACCTGCTTAAGAAGATCCACAACAACGTGCCGCGCAACGGCTACACCCGCCCCGGCTCCGGCGCAGCGTTCCTGTCGGCGCGCGGCGAGGTGGCGGTGGGCGTGACCTTCCTGCACGACGCGGTGGCCCAGAACGTGCGCGGCTTCCCGGTGCGCGCCGTGGCGCCTAGGGCCGGCACAGGCACCGAGATCGGCGGCGTCAGCCTGGTCACGGACGGCCCCAACGCGGCGGCGGGCAAGCAGTTCATCGACTTCGTGCTGAAGGTAGAGACGCAGAAACTGGCGGCCACGGTGGAATCGTTCCAGATCCAGTCCAACGCCAAGACGCCGGTGGCCGCCGCCTCGCCCAACCTGGACAAGATCAAGCTGATTGATTACGACTTTGGCAAGTGGGGCGACGGCGCCACCCGCGCCCGCATCATCTCGCGCTGGACCAAGGAGGTCTTTCCATTACCACGGCGGTAA
- a CDS encoding NAD(P)/FAD-dependent oxidoreductase yields MHDTVVVGAGLAGLTAARILDRAGQRVRVLEASNVLGGRVRSRVLDGFTLDAGYQVLFPGYPAVRRNLDLEALDLVAIPPSAAVRRGAREDVLGDPRRDPAALPGTLTTGVLGVADKLRVGRLALTLLAPPPHTLLTGPDETTESYLRRAGFSEAALNHFFRPFFGGIFLRRELDTSARLFRYYFRMLIDGGAALPRAGMGAVPAQLAAGLDIQPSVRVTGLKAHGPHVTLQTSKGELDARNVIVATDPNTAARLLGRDVSRGSLGSTYLYYAANRQVDRQPRLLLNARPGLINNAQWLSHVLPERVPPGQHLLTVTVLGLPDMDDGELDARVRGELEDWYGEAAVSGLRTLATERIPHAQYPQPPGYAATLPGHATGLGGVLLASEVTSMSGIQGAMESGEKAAAIVLNDLAALSRPRGG; encoded by the coding sequence ATGCACGACACAGTGGTGGTGGGCGCGGGCCTGGCGGGATTGACGGCGGCGCGGATTCTGGACCGGGCCGGGCAGCGGGTGCGGGTGCTGGAGGCATCGAATGTGCTGGGCGGGCGGGTGCGTTCGCGCGTGCTCGACGGTTTCACGCTGGATGCCGGTTATCAGGTGCTGTTTCCCGGCTACCCGGCCGTGAGGCGCAACCTGGACCTGGAGGCGCTGGATCTGGTGGCCATTCCCCCGTCGGCGGCGGTGCGGCGCGGCGCACGCGAGGATGTGCTGGGCGATCCCCGGCGCGACCCTGCCGCGCTGCCGGGGACCCTCACCACCGGCGTGCTGGGCGTGGCCGACAAGCTGAGGGTGGGCCGGCTGGCGCTGACGCTGCTGGCCCCACCACCCCACACCCTGCTGACCGGCCCCGACGAGACCACCGAGAGCTACCTGCGCCGAGCGGGCTTCAGCGAGGCGGCGCTGAACCATTTCTTCCGCCCCTTCTTCGGCGGCATCTTCCTGCGGCGCGAGCTCGACACCTCGGCGCGGCTGTTCCGCTATTACTTTCGCATGCTGATCGACGGCGGCGCGGCGCTGCCCCGCGCGGGCATGGGCGCCGTTCCCGCCCAGCTGGCGGCGGGACTGGACATTCAGCCCAGCGTGCGCGTCACGGGCCTGAAGGCGCACGGGCCGCACGTCACGTTGCAGACCTCAAAAGGCGAGCTGGACGCCCGCAACGTGATTGTCGCCACCGATCCCAACACGGCAGCCCGGCTGCTGGGCCGGGACGTTTCACGCGGGAGCCTGGGCAGCACGTACCTGTACTACGCCGCCAACCGGCAGGTGGACCGCCAGCCCCGCCTGCTGCTCAATGCCCGCCCCGGCCTGATCAACAACGCCCAGTGGCTGAGCCATGTTCTGCCGGAGCGCGTGCCGCCGGGGCAGCACCTGCTGACCGTCACGGTGCTGGGCCTGCCCGACATGGATGACGGTGAGCTGGACGCCCGGGTGCGCGGCGAACTGGAAGACTGGTACGGCGAGGCGGCGGTGTCGGGGCTGCGGACGCTGGCCACCGAGCGCATCCCGCACGCCCAGTACCCGCAGCCGCCCGGCTACGCGGCCACCCTGCCCGGCCACGCCACCGGCCTGGGCGGCGTGCTGCTGGCCTCGGAGGTCACGTCCATGAGTGGCATCCAGGGCGCGATGGAAAGCGGCGAGAAGGCGGCGGCCATCGTCCTGAACGATCTGGCCGCGTTGAGCCGCCCACGCGGCGGCTGA